GGGCCTGGCGGTCGCACTGGCGGAGTGTGCCATGCTGCAGCGCGACCAGCCATTCGGCTTTGCCGTCGACCTCTCGAAATGGGCACACCTGCCCCATCGCGCACTGTTGTTTGGCGAGGCGCATGCCCGCGTGGTGATCTCGACCTCGGACGCGACGACGGTTCGGGCGATCGCCGAGCGGCACGGGGTGCCAGCGCACGTCATCGGTACCGTGACGGACACCGACAGTGGCGCACAGTTCACGATTTCCGACGAGTCATTCAGCGCGCCGATTGCCTGGTTGGCGCGCGCATTTCACGAAGCGATTCCGACGGCGATGGACGGGGAGACGCCCGCAGCGCATGCGGTGGCCGCCTCGCACGCGCCGCTCACCGACTGATCTGGAGTTCACGCATGTGTGGCATCTTCGGAGTGTACGGCCATCGCGACGCGGCGGCACTTACCCAACTGGGTCTGTACTCGCTGCAGCATCGCGGACAAGAATCGGCCGGCATTGTGTCGGTCGACGAGCACGGACACGCGCGGGTCAGCCGGGCGATGGGTCTCGTTTCGGAAGGGTTCGCGGAGTCCGAGATGCTGGAACTGACCGGACCCGTCTCGATCGGGCATACGCGGTACAGCACGGCAGGTGCCTCGGCGATCGAAAACGCCCAGCCGATTCTGGCGCGCGTGCGTCGCGGGCACATCGCCCTCGCGCATAACGGCAACCTCACCAATGCCATCGAATTGCGTCGGGATCTCGAGGATGACGGTGCGATCTTCTCGTCCACCATGGATTCCGAAGTCATCGTGCATCGGATCGCGCGCGCACATGGCGCGTCACCGGAGGCGCGGGTCGCCATGGCGCTTGACGGCGTCGAAGGCGCCTACTGCCTGCTGATCGTGCTCGACGAGACCGTCATTGCGGCCCGTGATCCGCACGGCTGGCGTCCGCTCGTCATCGGCAAACTGGGGGACGGGTGGGTGTTCGCGTCGGAGTCGTGCGCGCTCGACATCGTTGGGGCGACCCTCGAGCGCGAAGTGCAGCCCGGTGAGATTGTCGCGGTGGACGCCCACGGCATACGGTCGCTGCAGGGGTTCACGTCGGCACCCATTCATCGATGCGTGTTTGAGCATGTGTACTTTGCCCGACCCGACAGCAAAGTGTTTGGCGGCTCGGTGGATCACTCGCGTCGCGCCTTGGGTCGGCAGTTGGCGCGGGAGTGTCCGGCACCGGGCGCGGATCTCGTGTTCGCCGTGCCGGATTCCTCAAATTCCGCAGCGCTCGGCTATTCCGAGGAGTCCGGGATTCCGTATGAGTTCGCGTTGATCCGAAATCACTATATCGGCCGGACGTTCATTCAGCCGACACAGGCGGGCCGGGATGCCAAGGTCAAGGTGAAGTACAATCCGGTACGCGAGTTGCTGGACGGCAAACGCGTGGTGATGGTCGACGACTCGATCGTGCGCGGCACCACCACGCGCGGACTCGTGTCGCTGGTTCGCGCGGCCGGGGCGCGAGAGGTGCACATGCGCGTCAGCAGTCCCCCCATCATCAGCCCGTGCTACTACGGCATCGACACGCCGCGCCGTCAGGAGTTGATTGCCGCGCAGATGACTCACGAGCAGCTGGTGCGTCATTTGGGCGTGGACACGTTGGGCTACCTGACGCTCGACGGCATGCTGGATGCGATGCCGGACGGCCCGGGTGGCTATTGCCACGCGTGTTTTTCCGGACGGTATCCGACTGCGACGCCGGCGGAGCCGGAACTTTTGCGAGCGGGTGGTGCGCAGGGCATCCCCGCCGGGATTGCCTGATCACCCACTAGCGGAGATTCGCCCGTGACGCGCACCGTCTACTCCTTCGGCAATGGCAGGTCGGACGGCACCCGCGAGATGAAGGCGGTGCTGGGCGGCAAGGGCGCGAATCTCGCGGAGATGACGAATCTTGGCGTGCCCGTCCCGCCGGGATTCATCATCGCCACCGGCGAATGCGTGGCGTACCTCGACAATGGGTCCATCGCGGAGCGTCTTCGTGACGAGGTCGCCGCGGCCCTGCGGCAACTCGAGACCGCCAGCGGGAAACAGTTTGGGGATCCAGCGAATCCGCTGCTGGTGTCAGTGCGCTCGGGCGCCGCGGTCTCCATGCCGGGTATGATGGAGACGATCCTCAATCTTGGACTGAACGACGAGACGGTTGAGGGATTGGCGCGTGCCAGCGGCAATCCCCGCTTCGCATTTGACTCGTACCGTCGCTTCCTGCAGATGTATGCCGACGTGGTGCTCGCCGTGCCCATCTCGCGGTTCGAGCAACTGCTCAGTTCGAAACGCCTGGCACATGGGGTGGCGACGGATGCGGAGCTGCCGGCTGAGGCGCTGCGTACACTGGTCGCCGAATACAAGCAGGTGATTCGCCTCGGCGCCGGTCGGGAATTCCCGATGGACCCGCGCGAGCAGTTGTGGGGCGCCATCGAAGCGGTGTGGCGTTCATGGACGCTGAAGAAGGCGGTGGACTACCGGCGCGTGAACGGCATCTCGCACACGCTCGGCACGGCGGTCAGCATCGTGTCGATGGTTTTCGGCAATATGGGCGATGATTCCGGGACCGGCGTGGCCTTCACGCGCGATCCCTCCACGGGAGAACGGCGCTTCTACGGCGAGTTCCTGGTCAATGCGCAGGGTGAAGACGTGGTGGCCGGCATTCGCACACCGTTGCACATCGATGAAATGGCGCAGCATCTGCCGGCGGCGTACGCG
This genomic window from Gemmatimonadaceae bacterium contains:
- a CDS encoding amidophosphoribosyltransferase, with amino-acid sequence MCGIFGVYGHRDAAALTQLGLYSLQHRGQESAGIVSVDEHGHARVSRAMGLVSEGFAESEMLELTGPVSIGHTRYSTAGASAIENAQPILARVRRGHIALAHNGNLTNAIELRRDLEDDGAIFSSTMDSEVIVHRIARAHGASPEARVAMALDGVEGAYCLLIVLDETVIAARDPHGWRPLVIGKLGDGWVFASESCALDIVGATLEREVQPGEIVAVDAHGIRSLQGFTSAPIHRCVFEHVYFARPDSKVFGGSVDHSRRALGRQLARECPAPGADLVFAVPDSSNSAALGYSEESGIPYEFALIRNHYIGRTFIQPTQAGRDAKVKVKYNPVRELLDGKRVVMVDDSIVRGTTTRGLVSLVRAAGAREVHMRVSSPPIISPCYYGIDTPRRQELIAAQMTHEQLVRHLGVDTLGYLTLDGMLDAMPDGPGGYCHACFSGRYPTATPAEPELLRAGGAQGIPAGIA